One window of the Camelina sativa cultivar DH55 chromosome 1, Cs, whole genome shotgun sequence genome contains the following:
- the LOC104775762 gene encoding uncharacterized protein LOC104775762, whose protein sequence is MNKTTLRYDPRQISRQTKPSDTPSSSPSRSHRRQPLLQRSLSSPSPRATCGGSTPAEFCGGTTASCAAVWCCCPCGLVNLLVLAIYKVPKGICRRAIRNRRRKQLVKNGILPPLPTDERRVFQNSEFAIHPLDSEDVSEDDDDDNFLDLKYIGKPIAAGFTTEEEETDEDDEAVLALEKEMWNRFYGAGFWRSPSQRESVSSPRVSKSLSSSPRPSFTEIYRNRDITIRGGGGATTTNTVVATTTTPRAVRHFD, encoded by the coding sequence atgaacaAGACGACGTTACGTTACGATCCAAGACAGATCTCGAGGCAAACGAAACCGTCAGATACACCATCGTCTTCTCCTTCACGTAGTCACCGTAGACAGCCTTTACTCCAACGAAGCCTCTCTTCCCCTTCTCCTCGAGCCACTTGCGGCGGATCCACTCCCGCCGAGTTCTGCGGTGGTACCACCGCAAGTTGCGCCGCCGTTTGGTGTTGCTGTCCCTGCGGACTCGTTAACCTCCTCGTTCTCGCCATCTACAAAGTCCCTAAAGGTATCTGCCGCCGCGCTATCCGTAACCGCCGCCGTAAACAACTCGTCAAGAACGGTATCCTTCCGCCGCTTCCGACCGACGAGCGGCGGGTTTTTCAGAACTCAGAGTTCGCTATTCATCCTTTGGATAGCGAAGACGTCTCCgaggacgacgacgacgatAATTTCTTGGATCTGAAGTATATCGGAAAACCTATAGCGGCGGGGTTTacgacggaggaggaggagaccgATGAGGACGACGAGGCCGTGCTGGCATTGGAGAAAGAGATGTGGAATAGGTTTTACGGCGCCGGGTTTTGGAGAAGTCCTTCACAGAGGGAATCAGTTTCGTCTCCGAGAGTTTCAAAGTCTCTTTCGTCATCGCCGAGACCTTCGTTTACTGAAATATACAGGAATAGGGATATAACGATTAGAGGCGGCGGAGGAGCTACTACTACTAATACGGTGGTGGCGACGACGACGACACCGAGAGCCGTTAGGCATTTTGATTAG
- the LOC104775770 gene encoding fasciclin-like arabinogalactan protein 18 isoform X2 has protein sequence MDRCIYGCSAITLFFFYFILNASALESGHHNVTGSGHHNVTGSGQINSNSVLVALLDSRYTELAELVEKALLLQTLEDAVGRHNITIFAPRNEALERDLDPDFKRFLLQPGNLKSLQTLLLSHIIPKRVGSNQWPEENSGRVKHVTLGNDQVLHLSKLKGTNGGGKRLVNSAVITRPDDLARPDGLIHGIERLLIPRSVQEDFNRRRSLRSISAVLPEGAPEIDPRTNRLKKPASAAVPAGSPPVLPIQSAMAPGPSLAPAPAPGPGGARKHFNGDAQVKDFIHTLLHYGGYNEMADILVNLTSLATEMGRLVSEGYVLTVLAPNDEAMAKLTTDQLSEPGAPEQIMYYHIIPEYQTEESMYNSVRRFGKVKYETLRFPHKVGAKEADGSVKFGSGDRSAYLFDPDIYTDGRISVQGIDGVLFPEEEEESVKKSTGSVKKVVQQRRGKLLEVACRMLGAIGKDSYLSRC, from the exons ATGGATCGTTGTATCTATGGTTGCTCCGCcattactctcttcttcttctacttcatcCTCAATGCATCCGCCCTCGAATCGGGTCACCACAACGTAACCGGGTCGGGTCACCACAACGTAACCGGGTCGGGTCAAATAAACTCGAACTCCGTCCTCGTAGCTCTCCTCGACTCTCGTTACACCGAGCTAGCCGAGTTAGTCGAGAAGGCTCTTCTCCTCCAAACCTTAGAAGACGCCGTCGGTCGTCACAATATTACTATTTTTGCACCTCGCAATGAAGCGCTAGAGCGTGACCTTGACCCGGATTTTAAACGGTTCTTGCTCCAACCAGGTAACCTCAAATCTCTCCAAACGCTTCTCTTGTCGCACATTATCCCCAAACGAGTCGGGTCAAACCAATGGCCCGAGGAGAATTCGGGTCGTGTTAAACACGTCACGTTAGGGAACGACCAAGTGCTGCATTTGAGTAAACTCAAAGGAACAAACGGAGGAGGAAAGAGATTGGTGAATTCCGCTGTTATCACCCGACCCGATGATTTGGCCCGACCCGACGGGTTGATCCACGGTATCGAACGGCTTTTAATCCCTCGTTCCGTTCAAGAAGATTTCAACCGACGGAGAAGTCTCCGATCAATCTCCGCCGTGTTACCCGAAGGAGCTCCTGAAATCGATCCGAGAACTAACCGTCTCAAGAAACCCGCTTCCGCCGCAGTACCCGCCGGATCTCCGCCGGTGCTTCCGATTCAATCCGCTATGGCTCCAGGTCCTTCGCTAGCTCCGGCTCCTGCTCCGGGACCAGGAGGTGCTCGCAAACACTTCAACGGTGATGCTCAGGTCAAAGATTTCATCCACACATTGTTGCATTACGGCGGATACAACGAAATGGCCGATATCCTCGTGAATCTGACGTCACTCGCGACGGAGATGGGTAGATTAGTGTCTGAAGGTTACGTACTCACCGTGTTAGCTCCCAACGACGAAGCTATGGCGAAATTGACGACGGATCAGCTTAGCGAGCCCGGAGCTCCGGAGCAAATCATGTATTACCACATTATACCGGAGTACCAGACCGAGGAGAGTATGTACAATTCGGTTAGGAGATTTGGGAAGGTTAAGtatgaaacgctgcgttttccTCACAAAGTTGGGGCTAAAGAAGCTGATGGTTCGGTTAAGTTCGGTTCAGGTGACCGGTCTGCTTATTTGTTTGATCCGGATATTTACACCGACGGTCGGATTTCGGTTCAAGGGATTGACGGTGTTTTGTTcccggag gaggaagaagagtcgGTTAAGAAATCGACCGGTTCGGTTAAGAAAGTTGTTCAACAAAGAAGAG GGAAGTTGCTGGAAGTAGCATGTAGAATGCTTGGAGCTATTGGCAAGGACTCATATCTAAGCAGATGCTGA
- the LOC104775770 gene encoding fasciclin-like arabinogalactan protein 18 isoform X1: MDRCIYGCSAITLFFFYFILNASALESGHHNVTGSGHHNVTGSGQINSNSVLVALLDSRYTELAELVEKALLLQTLEDAVGRHNITIFAPRNEALERDLDPDFKRFLLQPGNLKSLQTLLLSHIIPKRVGSNQWPEENSGRVKHVTLGNDQVLHLSKLKGTNGGGKRLVNSAVITRPDDLARPDGLIHGIERLLIPRSVQEDFNRRRSLRSISAVLPEGAPEIDPRTNRLKKPASAAVPAGSPPVLPIQSAMAPGPSLAPAPAPGPGGARKHFNGDAQVKDFIHTLLHYGGYNEMADILVNLTSLATEMGRLVSEGYVLTVLAPNDEAMAKLTTDQLSEPGAPEQIMYYHIIPEYQTEESMYNSVRRFGKVKYETLRFPHKVGAKEADGSVKFGSGDRSAYLFDPDIYTDGRISVQGIDGVLFPEEEEESVKKSTGSVKKVVQQRRGKLLEVACRMLGAIGKDSYLSRC, from the exons ATGGATCGTTGTATCTATGGTTGCTCCGCcattactctcttcttcttctacttcatcCTCAATGCATCCGCCCTCGAATCGGGTCACCACAACGTAACCGGGTCGGGTCACCACAACGTAACCGGGTCGGGTCAAATAAACTCGAACTCCGTCCTCGTAGCTCTCCTCGACTCTCGTTACACCGAGCTAGCCGAGTTAGTCGAGAAGGCTCTTCTCCTCCAAACCTTAGAAGACGCCGTCGGTCGTCACAATATTACTATTTTTGCACCTCGCAATGAAGCGCTAGAGCGTGACCTTGACCCGGATTTTAAACGGTTCTTGCTCCAACCAGGTAACCTCAAATCTCTCCAAACGCTTCTCTTGTCGCACATTATCCCCAAACGAGTCGGGTCAAACCAATGGCCCGAGGAGAATTCGGGTCGTGTTAAACACGTCACGTTAGGGAACGACCAAGTGCTGCATTTGAGTAAACTCAAAGGAACAAACGGAGGAGGAAAGAGATTGGTGAATTCCGCTGTTATCACCCGACCCGATGATTTGGCCCGACCCGACGGGTTGATCCACGGTATCGAACGGCTTTTAATCCCTCGTTCCGTTCAAGAAGATTTCAACCGACGGAGAAGTCTCCGATCAATCTCCGCCGTGTTACCCGAAGGAGCTCCTGAAATCGATCCGAGAACTAACCGTCTCAAGAAACCCGCTTCCGCCGCAGTACCCGCCGGATCTCCGCCGGTGCTTCCGATTCAATCCGCTATGGCTCCAGGTCCTTCGCTAGCTCCGGCTCCTGCTCCGGGACCAGGAGGTGCTCGCAAACACTTCAACGGTGATGCTCAGGTCAAAGATTTCATCCACACATTGTTGCATTACGGCGGATACAACGAAATGGCCGATATCCTCGTGAATCTGACGTCACTCGCGACGGAGATGGGTAGATTAGTGTCTGAAGGTTACGTACTCACCGTGTTAGCTCCCAACGACGAAGCTATGGCGAAATTGACGACGGATCAGCTTAGCGAGCCCGGAGCTCCGGAGCAAATCATGTATTACCACATTATACCGGAGTACCAGACCGAGGAGAGTATGTACAATTCGGTTAGGAGATTTGGGAAGGTTAAGtatgaaacgctgcgttttccTCACAAAGTTGGGGCTAAAGAAGCTGATGGTTCGGTTAAGTTCGGTTCAGGTGACCGGTCTGCTTATTTGTTTGATCCGGATATTTACACCGACGGTCGGATTTCGGTTCAAGGGATTGACGGTGTTTTGTTcccggaggaggaagaagagtcgGTTAAGAAATCTACCGGTTCGGTTAAGAAAGTTGTTCAACAGAGAAGAG GGAAGTTGCTGGAAGTAGCATGTAGAATGCTTGGAGCTATTGGCAAGGACTCATATCTAAGCAGATGCTGA
- the LOC104775785 gene encoding lysine--tRNA ligase, cytoplasmic — translation MEGSADQTTKALSELAMDSSSSTTSNAAAAEPAVADASEPRSKNALKKELKLKQKEEERRRKEEEKAKQPPKASSQSQKQVAADDDEMDPTQYHENRLKYLAAEKAKGENPYPHKFSVSMSIPEYIVKYGSLNNGDHVEDAEVSLAGRIMSKRSSSTKLFFYDLHGEDFKVQVMADASKSGLDEAEFCKLHSNSKRGDIVGVTGYPGKSKRGELSIFPRSFILLSHCLHMMPRKADNVNVQKPETWVPGDTRNPEAYVLKDQELRYRQRYLDLMLNVEVRQIFKTRASIISYIRRFLDSRKFLEVETPMMNRIAGGAAARPFVTHHNDLDMRLFMRIAPELFLKQLIVGGLDRVYEIGKQFRNEGIDLTHNPEFTTCEFYMAFADYNDLMTMTEDMVSGMVKELTGGYKIKYHANGYDKDPIEIDFTPPFRRIEMIGELEKVANLNIPKDLTSDEANKYLIDACARFDVKCPPPQTTARLLDKLVGEFLEVTCVNPTFIINHPEIMSPLAKWHRSNDVLTERFELFINQHELCNAYTELNDPVVQRQRFADQLKDRQSGDDEAMALDETFCNALEYGLAPTGGWGLGIDRLTMLFTDSQNIKEVILFPAMRPPQDETAAAKAPSQTEKN, via the exons ATGGAAGGTTCCGCTGATCAAACCACGAAAGCGTTATCTGAGTTAgccatggattcttcttcttctaccaccTCGAACGCTGCTGCTGCTGAGCCTGCCGTTGCTGATGCTTCTGAACCTCGGAGTAAAAA TGCTCTGAAGAAGGAACTGAAATTGAAgcagaaagaggaagagaggagaCGCAAGGAGGAAGAAAAGGCAAAACAA CCTCCAAAGGCAAGCTCCCAGAGCCAGAAGCAAGTGGCtgcagatgatgatgagatggaTCCAACG cAATACCATGAGAACAGATTGAAATATCTTGCGGCTGAGAAGGCTAAAGGGGAGAATCCATACCCTCATAAGTTTTCTGTGTCAATGTCAATTCCTGAATACATTGTGAAGTATGGTAGTTTGAACAATGGGGATCATGttgaagatgctgaagtttCTCTTGCTG GGCGGATTATGAGCAAGCGATCTTCCTCTACCAAGCTCTTCTTCTACGATCTGCATGGTGAAGATTTCAAGGTTCAAGTTATGGCTGATGCAAG TAAGTCAGGATTGGATGAAGCCGAATTTTGTAAGCTCCATTCGAATTCTAAGAGAGGTGATATCGTTGGAGTCACTGGATATCCAG GAAAAAGTAAGAGAGGAGAATTGAGTATCTTCCCCCGATCATttattcttctttctcattGCCTCCACATGATGCCGAGAAAGGCCGATAATGTGAATGTGCAG AAACCTGAAACCTGGGTTCCAGGTGATACGAGAAATCCTGAAGCATATGTTCTGAAAGATCAG GAATTGAGATATCGCCAGCGTTATCTTGATCTCATGTTGAACGTGGAGGTTCGTCAGATATTCAAGACCAGAGCTAGTATCATCTCCTACATCCGCAGATTCCTCGATAGTAGAAAGTTCTTGGAG GTCGAGACACCTATGATGAACAGAATTGCTGGTGGAGCAGCTGCTCGTCCCTTTGTGACACATCACAATGATCTAGATATGAGGCTGTTCATGCGTATCGCACCTGAACTCTTTCTTAAGCAACTTATTGTCGGTGGCTTGGATCGTGTTTACGAAATAGGAAAGCAATTCAGGAACGAGGGAATTGACCTGACCCACAATCCAGAGTTCACCACTTGCGAATTCTATATGGCTTTCGCAGACTACAATGACCTGATGACAATGACTGAGGATATGGTGAGTGGCATGGTCAAGGAATTAACAGGTGGTTATAAAATCAAGTATCATGCTAATGGATATGACAAGGATCCAATCGAGATAGACTTCACACCTCCATTCAG gagGATTGAGATGATAGGAGAGTTAGAGAAGGTGGCTAACCTTAATATACCAAAAGACTTGACTAGCGACGAAGCTAACAAGTATCTGATTGATGCATGTGCGAGGTTTGATGTCAAATGCCCTCCTCCTCAGACAACAGCTCGTCTGTTAGATAAA CTTGTTGGTGAATTTCTGGAAGTGACATGTGTGAACCCAACTTTCATCATCAACCATCCCGAGATCATGAGTCCATTGGCAAAATGGCACAGATCGAATGATGTTTTGACAGAGAGATTCGAGCTGTTCATCAACCAACATGAa CTCTGCAACGCCTACACGGAGCTGAACGATCCTGTGGTACAGCGCCAGCGTTTTGCTGATCAGCTCAAGGACCGACAATCTGGAGACGATGAAGCGATGGCATTAGATGAGACATTTTGCAATGCTTTAGAATACGGATTGGCTCCTACAGGTGGTTGGGGATTGGGAATCGACAGACTTACTATGCTCTTTACTGATTCACAGAACATCAAG GAGGTTATTCTCTTCCCTGCGATGAGGCCACCACAGGACGAGACAGCAGCCGCTAAAG CTCCTTCGCAAACAGAGAAGAATTGA
- the LOC104775794 gene encoding uncharacterized protein LOC104775794: MQKKQEVSEYRERLNETLSSPELSNDQTLKTLIRKQLNEERNVDILDRRVAALSSTIEKLRSVSKKDQELAKSSNDASYGDWKLKHDDEDCRVMYREGLKGSPFHTLLVEGCIDGTIEDCLCVCLESSFYEKWWPKLAFPSFRVLESKCLQKCRIDEQICLVRVKAPWPLTDREAILQFYVFEYFKDGLVIILLNSIEVESNGIAEVVNAVRIDFVGGVAIQKVTQERSYMRFIAEVDIKLDLVPPSLINFMSRQLLGNGFKLFKKTIGSVAESDDYKRVLADPLYTQIHEALYSTAITNEICHVNELHSQQGIDCEENEPKLEADDLYIAKENETQLGENGSVVPSKRDVPEIQEEDCIDEREEDKSVASSSSSSSVEDENFTGKTQNKVGKTRFCISPEVKQALGTLERVISMVRKSKTDNSKTSTSSGEEEEETSPMQHSGSTHIVSSSKVCIQDIKTEILEEASFAHYHNNNNNNSNRRSGSSSFAREGNKIAPASPEIDLTTNSEVPRITVSQATTLFSQTIENCEDKPSGLNGGKSSSLQRKRNNTGCFGFRFCVRT, from the exons ATGCAGAAGAAACAAGAAGTTTCTGAGTACAGAGAGAGACTTAACGAGACCTTGTCCTCTCCTGAGCTCTCTAATGACCAAACTCTTAAAACCCTTATCAGAAAACAGCTCAATgaag AGCGTAATGTGGATATATTGGATCGGAGAGTAGCTGCTTTATCCAGTACGATTGAGAAGCTTAGGAGTGTATCAAAAAAGGATCAAgaattggctaaatcaagcaatGATGCATCTTATGGTGATTGGAAA TTGaaacatgatgatgaagattgtcGTGTTATGTACCGTGAAGGACTTAAAGGAAGTCCATTTCATACACTGCTCGTTGAAGGTTGCATTGATGGGACTATCGAAGACT GTTTATGTGTATGCTTGGAATCATCATTCTATGAGAAATG GTGGCCAAAATTGGCATTTCCGTCATTCAGGGTCTTAGAATCTAAATGCTTGCAAAAGTGTAGGATTGATGAACAGATATGTTTAGTGAG GGTGAAAGCACCGTGGCCACTGACAGACAGAGAAGCTATTTTGCAGTTTTACGTATTCGAATACTTTAAAGACGGTTTAGTCATCATCCTATTAAACTCG ATCGAAGTAGAGAGCAACGGTATAGCTGAAGTAGTGAATGCTGTGAGGATTGATTTCGTAGGCGGAGTTGCGATACAAAAGGTGACTCAAGAGAGGAGTTACATGAG ATTCATAGCAGAAGTGGATATAAAGCTGGACTTGGTCCCTCCAtctcttattaattttatgtcTAGGCAGCTCCTCGGCAACGGTTTCAAACTTTTCAAGAAG ACTATAGGTTCGGTGGCTGAATCCGATGATTACAAGAGAGTTTTAGCTGATCCATTGTATACTCAGATACATGAAGCTCTGTATTCTACTGCTATAACTAATGAAATCTGCCATGTAAATGAGCTTCATAGCCAACAAGGAATAGATTGTGAAGAGAATGAACCCAAGTTGGAAGCTGATGATCTATATAtagcaaaagaaaatgagaCTCAACTTGGCGAGAATGGATCTGTTGTACCTAGCAAAAGAGATGTTCCTGAGATTCAGGAAGAAGATTGTATagatgaaagagaagaagacaaaagtgttgcttcttcttcttcttcttcttcggtagAGGATGAAAATTTCACCGGGAAGACTCAAAACAAGGTTGGCAAAACACGTTTCTGCATAAGTCCAGAGGTGAAGCAAGCTTTAGGGACACTAGAGAGAGTGATATCAATGGTTAGAAAATCCAAAACAGATAATAGTAAGACATCAACCTCTTcgggggaagaagaagaagaaacatcacCGATGCAGCATTCAGGGAGCACTCATATTGTTTCTAGTAGCAAAGTTTGTattcaagatattaaaactgaaattcTTGAGGAAGCATCCTTTGCACATtatcacaacaacaataacaacaacagcaacag GCGAAGTGGATCGAGTTCTTTTgcaagagaaggaaacaaaatagCCCCTGCATCACCCGAGATCGATCTTACAACAAACTCTGAGGTCCCAAGGATAACAGTCTCACAAGCCACAACTCTATTTAGCCAAACAATAGAGAATTGTGAAGACAAACCGAGTGGTTTAAATGGAGGTAAGAGCTCAAGTCTGCAGAGGAAACGTAACAACACGGGCTGCTTTGGTTTCAGGTTTTGCGTAAGGACTTGA